A single region of the Malus sylvestris chromosome 8, drMalSylv7.2, whole genome shotgun sequence genome encodes:
- the LOC126631609 gene encoding uroporphyrinogen-III synthase, chloroplastic-like isoform X2, with protein MAHLCISSLSPPISYSPSCPPFHRRIFVVASRIHAASATSTSISHAQPKVVVTRERGKNGKLIASLVKQGISCLELPLIEHTRGPDLDRLSTVLSDTTFDWIVITSPEAGSVFLEAWKAAGTPNVTVGVVGAGTASIFEEVVQSSKRSLNIAFVPSKATGKVLASELPKNGNEKSTVLYPASAKASNEIEEGLSNRGFEVTRLNTYTTGPVHHVDQTVLKQALSAPVIAVASPSAIRAWVGLIPESEQWSNSVACIGETTAKAAKKLGITNVYYPANPGLEGWVGSILEALQANVRS; from the exons ATGGCACACCTTTgtatttcctctctctctcctcctattTCCTACTCACCTTCTTGTCCGCCATTTCACCGGCGAATCTTCGTCGTTGCTTCCAGGATCCACGCAGCCTCCGCAACTTCCACCTCCATTTCACACGCGCAGCCGAAGGTCGTCGTCACAAGAGAGCGCGGCAAGAACGGCAAGCTCATCGCCTCCCTG GTCAAGCAGGGAATCAGCTGTTTGGAGCTTCCGCTCATTGAGCATACACGGGGGCCAGATCTGGATAGGCTTTCTACAGTATTAAGTG ATACTACATTTGATTGGATTGTCATAACATCCCCTGAAGCGGGTTCAGTCTTCTTAGAGGCCTGGAA GGCTGCTGGAACTCCAAATGTTACGGTAGGGGTCGTGGGGGCTGGTACAGCAAGCATATTTGAGGAAGTAGTACAGTCATCGAAGCGATCCCTCAACATTGCTTTTGTGCCATCCAAAG CAACCGGCAAGGTCTTGGCTTCAGAGCTTCCTAAGAATGGGAATGAAAAATCCACCGTTTTATATCCTGCTTCTGCAAAGGCCAGCAATGAGATTG AGGAAGGCCTGTCCAATCGTGGGTTTGAGGTCACAAGGCTAAATACATACACAACG GGACCTGTTCATCATGTCGACCAAACAGTTTTAAAGCAGGCACTCTCCGCCCCTGTCATAGCAGTTGCTTCTCCATCAGCTATTCG TGCCTGGGTCGGTCTTATTCCAGAGTCAGAGCAATGGAGCAATTCAGTTGCCTGTATTGGTGAGACAACTGCTAAGGCTGCTAAGAAATTAGGCATTACAAATGTTTACTACCCAGCAAACCCAGGTCTTGAAGG GTGGGTGGGTAGCATACTTGAAGCGTTGCAAGCAAATGTACGTTCATAA
- the LOC126631609 gene encoding uroporphyrinogen-III synthase, chloroplastic-like isoform X3, with protein sequence MAHLCISSLSPPISYSPSCPPFHRRIFVVASRIHAASATSTSISHAQPKVVVTRERGKNGKLIASLVKQGISCLELPLIEHTRGPDLDRLSTVLSDTTFDWIVITSPEAGSVFLEAWKAAGTPNVTVGVVGAGTASIFEEVVQSSKRSLNIAFVPSKATGKVLASELPKNGNEKSTVLYPASAKASNEIEEGLSNRGFEVTRLNTYTTGPVHHVDQTVLKQALSAPVIAVASPSAIRAWVGLIPESEQWSNSVACIGETTAKAAKKLGITNVYYPANPGLEGWVGSILEALQANIK encoded by the exons ATGGCACACCTTTgtatttcctctctctctcctcctattTCCTACTCACCTTCTTGTCCGCCATTTCACCGGCGAATCTTCGTCGTTGCTTCCAGGATCCACGCAGCCTCCGCAACTTCCACCTCCATTTCACACGCGCAGCCGAAGGTCGTCGTCACAAGAGAGCGCGGCAAGAACGGCAAGCTCATCGCCTCCCTG GTCAAGCAGGGAATCAGCTGTTTGGAGCTTCCGCTCATTGAGCATACACGGGGGCCAGATCTGGATAGGCTTTCTACAGTATTAAGTG ATACTACATTTGATTGGATTGTCATAACATCCCCTGAAGCGGGTTCAGTCTTCTTAGAGGCCTGGAA GGCTGCTGGAACTCCAAATGTTACGGTAGGGGTCGTGGGGGCTGGTACAGCAAGCATATTTGAGGAAGTAGTACAGTCATCGAAGCGATCCCTCAACATTGCTTTTGTGCCATCCAAAG CAACCGGCAAGGTCTTGGCTTCAGAGCTTCCTAAGAATGGGAATGAAAAATCCACCGTTTTATATCCTGCTTCTGCAAAGGCCAGCAATGAGATTG AGGAAGGCCTGTCCAATCGTGGGTTTGAGGTCACAAGGCTAAATACATACACAACG GGACCTGTTCATCATGTCGACCAAACAGTTTTAAAGCAGGCACTCTCCGCCCCTGTCATAGCAGTTGCTTCTCCATCAGCTATTCG TGCCTGGGTCGGTCTTATTCCAGAGTCAGAGCAATGGAGCAATTCAGTTGCCTGTATTGGTGAGACAACTGCTAAGGCTGCTAAGAAATTAGGCATTACAAATGTTTACTACCCAGCAAACCCAGGTCTTGAAGG GTGGGTGGGTAGCATACTTGAAGCGTTGCAAGCAAAT ATTAAATAA
- the LOC126631609 gene encoding uroporphyrinogen-III synthase, chloroplastic-like isoform X1 — MAHLCISSLSPPISYSPSCPPFHRRIFVVASRIHAASATSTSISHAQPKVVVTRERGKNGKLIASLVKQGISCLELPLIEHTRGPDLDRLSTVLSDTTFDWIVITSPEAGSVFLEAWKAAGTPNVTVGVVGAGTASIFEEVVQSSKRSLNIAFVPSKATGKVLASELPKNGNEKSTVLYPASAKASNEIEEGLSNRGFEVTRLNTYTTGPVHHVDQTVLKQALSAPVIAVASPSAIRAWVGLIPESEQWSNSVACIGETTAKAAKKLGITNVYYPANPGLEGWVGSILEALQANAQAG; from the exons ATGGCACACCTTTgtatttcctctctctctcctcctattTCCTACTCACCTTCTTGTCCGCCATTTCACCGGCGAATCTTCGTCGTTGCTTCCAGGATCCACGCAGCCTCCGCAACTTCCACCTCCATTTCACACGCGCAGCCGAAGGTCGTCGTCACAAGAGAGCGCGGCAAGAACGGCAAGCTCATCGCCTCCCTG GTCAAGCAGGGAATCAGCTGTTTGGAGCTTCCGCTCATTGAGCATACACGGGGGCCAGATCTGGATAGGCTTTCTACAGTATTAAGTG ATACTACATTTGATTGGATTGTCATAACATCCCCTGAAGCGGGTTCAGTCTTCTTAGAGGCCTGGAA GGCTGCTGGAACTCCAAATGTTACGGTAGGGGTCGTGGGGGCTGGTACAGCAAGCATATTTGAGGAAGTAGTACAGTCATCGAAGCGATCCCTCAACATTGCTTTTGTGCCATCCAAAG CAACCGGCAAGGTCTTGGCTTCAGAGCTTCCTAAGAATGGGAATGAAAAATCCACCGTTTTATATCCTGCTTCTGCAAAGGCCAGCAATGAGATTG AGGAAGGCCTGTCCAATCGTGGGTTTGAGGTCACAAGGCTAAATACATACACAACG GGACCTGTTCATCATGTCGACCAAACAGTTTTAAAGCAGGCACTCTCCGCCCCTGTCATAGCAGTTGCTTCTCCATCAGCTATTCG TGCCTGGGTCGGTCTTATTCCAGAGTCAGAGCAATGGAGCAATTCAGTTGCCTGTATTGGTGAGACAACTGCTAAGGCTGCTAAGAAATTAGGCATTACAAATGTTTACTACCCAGCAAACCCAGGTCTTGAAGG GTGGGTGGGTAGCATACTTGAAGCGTTGCAAGCAAAT GCCCAGGCAGGCTGA
- the LOC126631607 gene encoding serine carboxypeptidase 1-like isoform X1 — translation MNLSLLTCLLLLSSYQLSFLLISCNANQIDNLNKLIKSRKSANPPRADLWDGSNVADDQFSPVYVGFQNGLKEADKIGSLPGQPQGVNFDQYAGYVTVDQKAGRALFYYFVESPQDSSTKPLVLWLNGGPGCSSFGYGAMEELGPFRVNNDRKTLFRNDYAWNNVANVIFLESPAGVGFSYSNTTSNYGDVGDKRTAEDSYKFLVNWLERFPQYKTRDFFITGESYAGHYVPQLASTILLNNKVTNGTKINLKGIAIGNAWIDDSTGELGIYDYVWTHSMNSDETNAGIHKYCDFSSGNFSSACDKYRSQAGEELGNVYIYNIYAPLCKTSEPTKSLSKSSIDDFDPCSDNYVGTYLNLKEVQAALHAKPTEWSACGGVGWTDSPTTILPTIKQLIASGISLWIYSGDTDGRVPVTSSRYAINTFKLPLQTPWRAWYSNGQVGGYVAGYKGLTFTTIRGAGHMVPSYQPQRALTFISSFLQGKLPPSS, via the exons ATGAATCTTTCACTCCTTACATGTTTGCTTCTCCTCTCCAGCTACCAGTTAAGCTTTCTCCTCATATCATGCAACGCCAACCAAATCGACAACCTCAACAAGTTGATTAAGTCTCGCAAATCTGCGAATCCTCCTCGGGCAGACTTATGGGATGGCTCAAATGTTGCAGATGACCAATTTTCACCAGTTTATGTTGGATTCCAAAATGGTTTGAAGGAAGCTGATAAGATTGGTTCTTTGCCAGGACAACCTCAAGGCGTAAACTTTGACCAATATGCAGGGTATGTTACTGTGGACCAGAAAGCCGGGAGAGCATTGTTCTACTACTTTGTAGAGTCGCCCCAGGATTCATCAACTAAACCTTTGGTGCTATGGTTAAATGGAG GACCAGGATGCTCATCTTTTGGATATGGAGCCATGGAAGAACTTGGACCCTTCAGAGTCAACAATGATAGAAAGACACTATTCAGAAATGACTATGCTTGGAACAACG TGGCAAACGTGATCTTCTTGGAGTCACCAGCAGGAGTTGGGTTCTCATATTCAAACACAACATCCAACTATGGAGACGTGGGTGACAAGAGAACAGCAGAGGACTCCTACAAATTTCTTGTAAACTGGCTGGAGAGATTTCCCCAATATAAAACCAGAGACTTCTTCATCACCGGAGAGAGCTACGCCGGTCATTACGTGCCTCAACTTGCCTCCACCATTCTCTTAAACAACAAAGTCACAAATGGAACAAAAATCAATCTCAAAGGAATTGCA ATTGGAAATGCTTGGATCGATGATAGTACTGGTGAACTGGGGATTTACGATTATGTGTGGACACATTCTATGAATTCCGACGAGACGAATGCAGGGATACACAaatattgtgatttttcttCGGGCAATTTCTCCAGCGCATGTGACAAATATCGAAGTCAAGCTGGGGAGGAGCTTGGAAATGTTTATATTTACAACATTTATGCTCCCCTTTGTAAAACATCAGAACCCACTAAATCTCTCTCAAAATCTTCT ATTGATGATTTTGATCCATGCTCTGACAATTATGTGGGAACCTATCTAAATCTTAAGGAGGTTCAAGCGGCTCTTCATGCAAAACCTACAGAATGGTCAGCTTGCGG TGGAGTTGGATGGACAGACAGCCCAACCACCATTCTACCCACCATAAAGCAGCTTATAGCAAGCGGGATAAGTTTATGGATATACAG TGGAGATACTGATGGGAGAGTACCAGTCACATCTTCAAGATACGCCATAAACACTTTCAAATTGCCTCTACAAACTCCATGGCGAGCCTGGTATTCAAATGGACAG GTTGGAGGATATGTGGCTGGGTACAAAGGATTGACATTTACCACAATAAGAGGAGCAGGTCATATGGTTCCCAGCTATCAACCGCAGCGAGCACTTACCTTCATCTCATCTTTTCTTCAGGGGAAACTTCCACCTTCCTCCTAA
- the LOC126631607 gene encoding serine carboxypeptidase 1-like isoform X2 yields the protein MNLSLLTCLLLLSSYQLSFLLISCNANQIDNLNKLIKSRKSANPPRADLWDGSNVADDQFSPVYVGFQNGLKEADKIGSLPGQPQGVNFDQYAGYVTVDQKAGRALFYYFVESPQDSSTKPLVLWLNGGPGCSSFGYGAMEELGPFRVNNDRKTLFRNDYAWNNVANVIFLESPAGVGFSYSNTTSNYGDVGDKRTAEDSYKFLVNWLERFPQYKTRDFFITGESYAGHYVPQLASTILLNNKVTNGTKINLKGIAIGNAWIDDSTGELGIYDYVWTHSMNSDETNAGIHKYCDFSSGNFSSACDKYRSQAGEELGNVYIYNIYAPLCKTSEPTKSLSKSSIDDFDPCSDNYVGTYLNLKEVQAALHAKPTEWSACGGVGWTDSPTTILPTIKQLIASGISLWIYSGDTDGRVPVTSSRYAINTFKLPLQTPWRAWYSNGQVVHSRCLIISHSQFFNERLQW from the exons ATGAATCTTTCACTCCTTACATGTTTGCTTCTCCTCTCCAGCTACCAGTTAAGCTTTCTCCTCATATCATGCAACGCCAACCAAATCGACAACCTCAACAAGTTGATTAAGTCTCGCAAATCTGCGAATCCTCCTCGGGCAGACTTATGGGATGGCTCAAATGTTGCAGATGACCAATTTTCACCAGTTTATGTTGGATTCCAAAATGGTTTGAAGGAAGCTGATAAGATTGGTTCTTTGCCAGGACAACCTCAAGGCGTAAACTTTGACCAATATGCAGGGTATGTTACTGTGGACCAGAAAGCCGGGAGAGCATTGTTCTACTACTTTGTAGAGTCGCCCCAGGATTCATCAACTAAACCTTTGGTGCTATGGTTAAATGGAG GACCAGGATGCTCATCTTTTGGATATGGAGCCATGGAAGAACTTGGACCCTTCAGAGTCAACAATGATAGAAAGACACTATTCAGAAATGACTATGCTTGGAACAACG TGGCAAACGTGATCTTCTTGGAGTCACCAGCAGGAGTTGGGTTCTCATATTCAAACACAACATCCAACTATGGAGACGTGGGTGACAAGAGAACAGCAGAGGACTCCTACAAATTTCTTGTAAACTGGCTGGAGAGATTTCCCCAATATAAAACCAGAGACTTCTTCATCACCGGAGAGAGCTACGCCGGTCATTACGTGCCTCAACTTGCCTCCACCATTCTCTTAAACAACAAAGTCACAAATGGAACAAAAATCAATCTCAAAGGAATTGCA ATTGGAAATGCTTGGATCGATGATAGTACTGGTGAACTGGGGATTTACGATTATGTGTGGACACATTCTATGAATTCCGACGAGACGAATGCAGGGATACACAaatattgtgatttttcttCGGGCAATTTCTCCAGCGCATGTGACAAATATCGAAGTCAAGCTGGGGAGGAGCTTGGAAATGTTTATATTTACAACATTTATGCTCCCCTTTGTAAAACATCAGAACCCACTAAATCTCTCTCAAAATCTTCT ATTGATGATTTTGATCCATGCTCTGACAATTATGTGGGAACCTATCTAAATCTTAAGGAGGTTCAAGCGGCTCTTCATGCAAAACCTACAGAATGGTCAGCTTGCGG TGGAGTTGGATGGACAGACAGCCCAACCACCATTCTACCCACCATAAAGCAGCTTATAGCAAGCGGGATAAGTTTATGGATATACAG TGGAGATACTGATGGGAGAGTACCAGTCACATCTTCAAGATACGCCATAAACACTTTCAAATTGCCTCTACAAACTCCATGGCGAGCCTGGTATTCAAATGGACAG GTCGTGCACTCCAGGTGCTTGATCATATCTCATTCACAATTCTTCAACGAAAGGTTACAATGGTGA